The following is a genomic window from Indicator indicator isolate 239-I01 unplaced genomic scaffold, UM_Iind_1.1 iindUn_scaffold_68, whole genome shotgun sequence.
AAAGGGATTGCAAAGGAGACAGGCATATGTAGCCTCTGGAGACGACTCTTGTTAAGTGTGAGGGCAAGGTACCCATGCAAGGAGGACCTtatgagctctccagggaaatggaacactgcagatgaaggcatcCAGTACCTAAGAGAATTAGCGGTGCTGGAAGTTATCTATGGTGACTTAGATGATCAAAGTGTCTCCACAGACCCAGAGGATGTCCCATGCACGCGGGCCATGTGGAGGAAAGTGATCCAAGGTGCTCCAGCATTGTACTCAAGCAGCCTAGCGTTGATGTACTATCTAGATGAGGACACACGGCCTGTGGAGGTAgtgtcagcctggctccagaatTTTGAAGATAACCTCTGCACCAACTCATTCCCACGAACCAGTGCCTCACCTATTAGGTGTACCCCAAGAAACCAGTCCCCTTCTGCCCCagttggagggaaggggagacccAGGCGCACGCCACGTGGAGTACTCTGGTTCTTCCTGCGtgaccagggagaggacatgaggaagtgggatggtgAACCCACTTATAAACTGGAAACTCGTGTTCGTGAACTAAGAGGGAAGACGGCGGTTAAAAAGGGATCAtctaagaaggcagcaaaggtatctgctgtagaaagccaggagagcaatcaaacgatcttccaggaggaaaagaactgaggttacaccccttgatcctgatgaggggacctctggccacgtaccaggttggaagagacctccaagatcctccagtccaacctatcccccaaccctatccaatcaaccagaccatggcactaagtgcctcatccaagcttctcttgaacatctccagtgatggcgactccaccacccccctgggcagcacatcccaatgggcaatcaccctctctgtagaactttctcctcacaccCAACCTagacctcctctggcacagcttgagactgtgtcctcttgttctgcacctggctgcctggcagaagagcccaacccccacctggctacagcctcccctcaggtagttgtagacagcaatgaggtctgccctgagactcctcttctccaggctgaacacccccagctccctcagcctttccccacagGGGACCTGCTCACACCTAATACAGATGTTGTCCCTGCCACCCTCCATagcaagtgccaggctccagcactccctgcagcagctgcctgaacaCCTTCATGCCTGTATGTGGTCTCTTTTTGGGTGCTCACTGCTTTTCTACAGCCTTTGTCCCAGTAGTAACCATCTTGCAGTAAccaccccctccaccccaccttcagtgagaaggctgagcttagctgggctgagctgagctagGCTGACCTGAGCTGcgctgagctgggctgagctgagctgagctgagctgagctgtgctgcactgcgctgagctgagctgagctgcactgtgctgagctgagctgagctgggctgagtTGAGCTGAACTGCACTGAGCTGGGCTGGACTGAGCTGAGCTgcgctgagctgagctgagctgggctgaccTGACCTGACCTGACCTGAGCTGGGCTgcgctgagctgagctgagcggACCTGACCTGacctgagctgggctgagccGAGCTGGTCgccgctgcctcctctcctcgcaGCCACACGCTGGGCTCTGTTTGGTTGTCGCATGGCAACCCCTCCCCTGCTACATCACTGCTCTCGGGCACGCAGGCAACCCGagcctgctgcccctcctcccctctccaggAGCTCCCCACAGATAACTCCTTTTCAcctgaaaggaaagggaagaaaacccaaaacaagcaCCCAGAGCCGAGCTGGtcgctgctgcctcctctcctcgcaGCCATGCGCTGGGTTCGAGTCCTCTGGTCCCTGTCAGTGTAACACAATTTCATTCCAACTGCTTCCTTCGTTCCCTTTCCTtgtgttgtggtcgaggggaggaatattatttgttaattaccctcacaacaacaATTAATAAcagatatggcaaacaggtattaataaaaacagtaaccctttattaatatgaaacaTGCCAAAACTCGTTCAAAGGATCCTTGTAGGGTTGGAAGATGtatttacaatggaattatgcagtctcagggcaaacataaactattctatgcaaatgaGGAGGCAacagcttggaaagagaaggtccccgagggcaggcagcactcagtcacagcagggggaggctcggTAAGAACCCTGAGACCCAGAGGGCAGTGAATGAGTTCCTCACAGCTGGTTTCACCCacgcagggatgctgctgctgctgctgctgtgttagctttgggttGCTCTCGTggggtgcagcacagcagactGCTGGCAGGAAAGGTTTCCGACATGgccccaggctgatctggcttcagcggacagcaggcagttaacgacacTCTTCTCGACAGGCGCTGGATtggttcctggggaaactgaggcactgcACGAGTCTGGTGGCAAGGGTAAGCAGGCTAAGGcagctctggcttctaggctcatggcttctccagcttgctgtgtatggcttgtggatttatcccaggctctggaccaggcactcgaggcagagcagggcaactcgaggcaacaaggcttgaagcaaggcttcagcaggcttgagcaaggcaaggcaaggcaaagcaaagcaaggcaaggcaagacaagacaaggcaaggcaaggcaaggcaaggcaagacaaggcaaagcaaagcaaggcaaggcaaagcaaagcaaggcaaggcaaggcaaggcaaggcaaggcaaggcaaggcaaggcaaggcaagacaaggcaaagcaaagcaaggcaaggcaagacaagacaaggcaaggcaaggcaaggcaaggcaaggcaaggcaaggcaaagcaaggcaaagcaaggcagggcaaggcaaagCACTGAACAATGATCTTAGCTGGTTAAATCCAAACAATTGGTTCTGAATCTAGGAGTATGGGTTAGAGGGGGAATCCTTGTGGTAATTGGTGTTGTAATTGTAGTGGTGTTTGCAATAATGGCTTTTAGAAAGGGGAGAATGGTTAGGACACAAGTAATGGCTGCTGGTTTAAACACTGTGCAAATGGGGAGTTGTGGGAGAACAGAAAGTATCCATGAAAGGCTTCAGACCAAGCAAGAGCAGAAGGCTGCTGCTAACAGAAGAATGACCTGGTGGTAAGAGGAGCTGAGTGCAGTGAACAACTTGAAGTGTGAGACAGGACAACATTTACCTGCATGCAAAATCAGCTCAGCCTGATATGGGGAGATACAACAATGGACAGCCACACATCAAAGAAGAAACTCAgtcagcagcaggggcagagccATTCAGGTTATTGCTTAGCCTGCTCCATTTCTTCTATAGGAACTGCTTGTTCCATGCCAATAAAGGGATTCCTGCTACCCCTACCTGGGGTCCGTGCAATGCTTTCCAacataaagtcacagaatcaaccagcttggaagaggcctccaaggtcaccaagtccaaccaatcacccaaccctaactaatcaaccagaccatggcactaagtgccacatccaggctcttctaaacacctccacagaTGCCAAcaccccaccctgggcagcccactccaaaggccaatctctctttcttggaagaacttctttctaagctcaagcctaaacttctccctgcacagctggaggctgtgtcctcttgttctgttgctggttccCTGGGgtaagagaccaacccccacctggctacaacctccctccaggtagttgtagacagcaataaggtctccctgagcctcctcttctccaggctaaacacccccagctccctcagctgctcctcatagagTTGTGCTCCCTAGCCTTGTGCTCCTGACCATTCCCAGCCTTGttgtctttctctggacacattccagcatctcaacatctttctggaATTGAAGGACgcagacctggacacagcactcaaggtgtggcctaaccaatgctgagtacagggcagaatgacttccctgctcctgctggtcacactattgctgacccaggccaggatgcccttggccacCTTGGTCacctgcacacactgctggctcatgttcagctgctgtcaaccagtacccccaggtccctttccacctggctgctctccagccactctgacagattgctctattgctccagaaggggcaaaagaataacaGTGACACAAATGGATTGGGTAGCAAAGGAAAGGttgaatggaaaagcaattcctGCACTacacaaagcatagtggtgagcacagcaaagcacagaaagTTAAAAGAAATTCCCAACCTAATCTTAACACCTTTACACcagaccaaaaaacccaacactccCCTTCTCTCCACCTTGGGCTCaccaaaaacccccagggctctgtctTCCCCCTCACCATTTCTAGGCTGGtttcagcctggccaggtctgaactgcacccccctcccctcctcccctttttatgcattaggcctaaacaggccaagattgtgcaggaataaaaaaaacttACTCAGGCCAAAGAGGTCTGGGATACTCCCCCATGGCtaccagagaagctgcagaggtAGTGCCCaggtgaatctcatgaggttcaacaagagcaagtgcagagttctgcacctggacTGGAActatcctcactatcaatacagagtgggggaggaggtgatagaacacagctctgaggaaaaggatttggggatggatgagaagctggccaggagcaggcagtaagagcttgcagcacagaaggccaatggcagcctgggctgcatccaaagcagtgttgccagcagagccagagaggagattctgtccctttgctctgctgagacctgatggacatggacctgatggagggggtccagaggagggccacaaaaacactcagggggttggagcagctctgctatgaggacaggctgaggaagctgggggtgttcagcccggagaagaaaaggctccagggagacctaatagcagcctgccagtacctgaaggggctacaggaaggatggggagagactgtttgcaaaggcctgcggggacaggaccaggggcaatggcttcaaactagagaagagcagatttagattggacatcaggaaaaagttcttcactacgagggtggtggaacaatcaaacaggctgcccagggaggtggttgaggccccatccttggagatatccAAGGTAAGACCCAATGAGAcccagggcaacctgatctagttggggatgtccctgctgactgctggggggttggactggatgaactttataggtcccttctgacctagactgttctgtgattctatgatgagagAGCctctctcccatgggagcagatgGGGAAGAAAGACAACAACTTTGCAGCCAGGTTTATAAGGGCGTGGGATTCCTGGGTAGAAATCCACTggttcctgtgtccaccccctgGGCTGGACACTGGAGGTCTCAACTCTGTGGCTTCTCttttggaggcacccagcctgaccagccacagcctgccaggcagtgctggaacCTCTGAACTATATTGCGGCCCCAGAAAGATTCCAGAGACACTAATCTTGAGTGAAAGTGACCAAGCTCTATAAAGTCTCTTTGCAGAGGGTTCCTCCACTCTATCTCTAGCTGCCCCTGGGGGCAGCAAGGAGCCTCTCGAGTCTCCCCCTAGTAAGCAAGCAGTGTATGGAGCCATGGATTCTCTTGCCCAGTtattcatttgctttcttctggcTGGCTTAAGTTGTTGAAATTGTTTAATATTTGCCACTATACTGCAGATATCCATTggaaatatctaaggggtgctCCAAAAacctccttccccacctccaTCAGCAGAGGCTTGAATGAGGGAAGACAAAGGCATGAAATTGCCTTCCCCTGGGGACAGGTAATAGGTGTGGAGGTTCCTCACAGTTACTTACCAGTAGGGGGAAGtctgctgggatttggaaaaATGATTAGTGAGATACTTCACATATTGGGAGGGACACATTGTCTAGAAGAGCTTTAAACAGAGTGTGGTAGCTttaaggctgtgcctttaacttcacaaagttcaagcagaaaagtgaaagaatgtaaataaaacacttattgggtgtaagaaagcaaaataatgactgTTCTAAACACTGCCATTGGAGAGAGAAATggttaagagtcagtactcaaagcacaggcagtctctcagtctgtctggtgcttctgtgctgggcagttctggctttgggagacagcacacacctgcatactgaccttgcaAAGCTAAgtttctaacaacctctctgcttcttggctttcttcccctttgcctgcTAGCTCTAGGAAGgtggaggcggggggggggggggggagggaagatgcAGGGCCCctggggccagggggctttgttgtgtttttttgttaacTGTACATATTTGTAGATGTTGTGGGTAGTGTACATTTGTACACAGTCATTGCATGGCACCAGAGATTGTAGTTCTGcctgtaaacacagcttcactgcttccaaactgagctagtccaGAGTTGTTGATGTGGGAGGGGAATGtcagcccaccacaccacaACACAGAGTGAGCAGAAAACAGTCAGGGCTCTCTGTTTTTGGCTCTCACGCATCCTTTTGGGGGCAGCTCATTTGGCTTTCCCATTTGGGTGCTCATTTTGGACTCTGCTCACTGCTCCAGATTCCTGGCAAAATTGGACAAACCAGTTCTCAAACCTGGCTTCTCCCTGGACCTGCCTGAATGActgatcctgcctgcctgcctggcagcaatcctgcctgcctgcctgcagtgatcctgcctgcctgcctgcagtgatcctgcctgcctgcctgggagcaatcctgtctgcctgcctggcagtgatcctgcctgcctgcctgcctgggagcaatcctgtctgcctgcctggcagtgatcctgcctgcctggcagcGATCCTGCCTGATGTGaaactgcagcttttccttGCACTGCTCAAACAGTGCTAACTGCATGAGTTTTCCCTCATGGTAGCTGCCGTGTCTACAGACACTTTGATTTCTGGCAGGTCCCCTTTTGGGTTTGAGCCACGTTACCCACAAATTGGATTACAAAACCTGCAGCTTCTGAAGACTGCTTTGAAGACAGAGACCTAAGGACTGTCTGCAAACTCCTGCTCTGGTCTTGTGAGTAAATCAGCATTCTCATACTTTCCCTAGCAGTTCCTGGCTGGCCTCAGATTTATATGTGGTAGAGCTGTTTCTGgctcagccttttccattttctgaatccTCTACATTGTACTAAGTTGCCCACAAGCATCGTGGTAGAATTCAAAACtgaacagaacctgtaaatgaGTTTTACTCGgttttgtacataatttggGGGTGTggttttcaggaaaaataaggatgactatttttataattcctgcctcaTTAATGTAACCCAAATTAAACACCAGCACAACCTTACAGCCCTACCTATAAAAAGTTGTTGGCAAGTTTTAATATTAATTCATATTTTTGTCaatatttcattaatatttcataACAGCATCATGGCCAGGAATGTCTAAAGTAAAAGCCAAAAAGAGAGGATCTGGGGAACCTTGGGGGTTTATTGACACAACTGGGCAATGgacagggtttttttattttacccCAGGGATACACAAAGAACTGGGGATGAGAGACAAGTTCCAGCaaagctcagcccagctccggtggcagctctggctgtgctgacTCAGGGCTATAATTATTCTCATCAGCACTAATTGGTGTTCAGAAGGGCAGGAGGTATTTGTCCTTCGTGGAGCCCCCAGCCCCTGAgaaatgcaggagaaaaagaggcaatTTTGGTTCAATCTGCTGGAAAGGCTCTCTCAAGGGGCTCACAATTATCCCAGCAGACCTTGGGGGTTGTGCCTCCCCCGCAGTGTGGGCTACTCTCCCGTGTGGGTGCGGCGGTGCCGGCTGAGATTAGACTTGTTTCTGAAGCTCTTGCCGCAATCGGGGCATGCAAAAGGCTGCTTCCCGGTGTGGGTGCGGTGGTGCTTAGTGAGGTTGGAGCTCTGCCGGAAGCTCTTTCCGCAGACGGCACAGCTGTAGGGTTTCTCCCGGCTGTGGATGAGTTGATGCTGGATGAATGTGGTGCTCAgggtgaagctcttgccacactcGGCGCAGGGGAACAGCTTCTCTCCGGTGTGGACGCGGCGGTGGTTGTTTAGAGTGTCGCTGCGGCTAAAGCTCTTGCCGCAGTCGGGGCAGGTGAGGGCCTGCTCACCGGCATGGCTATGGCGGTGCCGGGAGAGGGTGGAGCCGTGGCTGAAGCTCTTGCCGCagtcagggcaggggaagggctTCTTGCCAGTGTGGCTGCACCGGTGGCCAATGAGGAAGCTCCTGTTGCtgaagctcctgctgcaggcatcACAGCTGTAAGGTTTGGCACTGGTGTGGACG
Proteins encoded in this region:
- the LOC128980162 gene encoding oocyte zinc finger protein XlCOF19-like encodes the protein MVAPSVPPEQLNQCPECGQSFFPGSELVKHHCPDPGTQPFICGDCGKSFRSIPTLSSHRCVHTSAKPYSCDACSRSFSNRSFLIGHRCSHTGKKPFPCPDCGKSFSHGSTLSRHRHSHAGEQALTCPDCGKSFSRSDTLNNHRRVHTGEKLFPCAECGKSFTLSTTFIQHQLIHSREKPYSCAVCGKSFRQSSNLTKHHRTHTGKQPFACPDCGKSFRNKSNLSRHRRTHTGE